The Anabaena sp. WA102 genome contains a region encoding:
- a CDS encoding cytidine deaminase-like fold-containing protein, whose product MDISNVRDDSNSPLVTSSILSNDFLPVNPLDKNSHSFIHSEFDSLATITPTQYLNQEILPITQIALQKFSNSSEFSNNIELAFGYGCNVEFAHQIVDNLASGQEIPNIQIIPQSQLKADGAFGNNTIYISQDLVNSQQSNFSQVVNVLLEEMGHYIDSQINIQDAPGDEGAIFAKLVQNQPLAPGELITLKAEDDHGILNINGQNIAIEHADTHGVFLVDNTGRISIDFLADSGSYHNEMAIFSLENMDSLTPGSADYIKEAARRALSNSTLGYTVIIDINEGAKFVGEIGESNKNDGNYSGLKTFSFTPGGKIAFMLVPQGTVQQVFDNPNAGNSQRPLFSIAAANPNNATQIGQLVPGTFGWEDIRNDQSTDADYNDIIFKIQGAIGSLTDIGGLFASGKDWRNVPLAQEIITFASQSNNTTLIAKLSQDTGVSNLDIITNNPEISGSVNNADNISKLQAKFSDGSNFVDILSELKANGSFVLNKEKLAQIKGGQIADGDYQLNLRAEDKFGNISEFLVKFTLDTTKPGIPTEVGLKNDGDRVTNQNTPTITGNGENGVFIELFDGQNKLGQTTVVNGFWEITTSQITDGLKKLTITATDISGNPSDASNTEFTIDSALPQINITNPQTNAILNPGARLQGTVNGTGSTIDKLSYRFGNGSEINVPVNNQGAFDVELNLTDLSGQQNLIIKAVDLAGNSKETTQNVVVNQSTPDTTAPSITASLNNDTGINTDGITFDSTITGTVTDISEITTFQAKLNSGNFVDVLAKLQNGNFTLDTATLTQINGGQLPDGVYQLNLKAEDKFGNISSEVKLDFTLDTTAPQTPGFMLDSLVDSAPIGDSQTTYDKVKLIGQTEANATVTLQQTGISITADTVGKFTFTDVPLILGDNSLTVNAKDAAGNTSTFTTIIKRVNQDNSDVVLDWNATLLNAIYTDKTAPPVASRNMAIAQTAVFDAINSITGTYKNYHFTGTAPKIVSAEAAAASAAYTVLVNLYPKQKAFFDTALTTSLAKITDGEAENTGVTFGQTVANDILTLRSTDGSNTTVNYTPGTNPGDWQPTPPANASALLPQWGQVTPFGLTSGSQFRPAGEPALTSDQYTTDFNQVKDLGSINSNTRTADQTQIAQFWADGAGTFTPPGHWNQIAQNVAATKGNSLVDNARLFALLDISLADAGIAAWDAKYTENSWRPITAIQKADTDGNPNTTADTNWKPLITTPPFPSYISGHSTFSGAASTVLTTILGDNVGFSLNSLGTPGVNRTFTNFNAAANEAGISRIYGGIHFNADNVDGLATGKSVGNYVLQNLLAPITEPVQKLSVMPGEQLKLESQDIFGKNANFALESKESLPTGMLDSDGTLIFKPTPAQIGTYDFTLVARDGEQVTTKKFNLAVVADTLTTTRISGVIQNTDQKALSGVVVKIGDVSATTAADGSFTLTLAGVPSADAALIIQPGQQVDNIVYPSIAEKLPLLLGHDVYANVKNVIDRPIFLPPIDISNAQTINPAITQTVTSAAIPGSSVRVAANTLFDQDNKPYTGKLSITTVPTELTPAALPDNLRPDLVVTIQPGEMNFRTPAPLSLPNIAGYAAGTQMDLWSINPQTGNFDSVGVGQVSADGKVINTISGGIRNSSWHFFAPPAPTPNNPNADPRNPEKGCEGDKAKAKSNSDVELYSGAEIETHNLASYQSLGVSRGLTLRYDSERADARPIVHFGYSNVPSDPNLRLMAELTIKRGDFTLAVPGFAGGKYGLNGGENFWSIPSGGGKIDAALQADLRTLSSGRYDYDLTTGLLRFNNNQFNGSTSNSTGKLLVVNSVNSAFGSGWGLAGLQELVTNPDGSVMLIDGDGSELLFEKNADNTYKSPAGHFSTLERLGDGTFRHTTTDQTVYSFDTQNKLVKVSDRLNNETRYVYQNGVLSKIVDPVGLETTFTYVGNRITAITDPAGRVTKLTYDSNGNLLKITDPDGTGQTWEYDASHHMTAGIDQLGNRGQTFYNFAGRVTNSILKDGSTVKFDPVEVQGLYEPNKTNDPLKAPVAFQLGAATSTYTDANGNKIVNTLDRAGQIVSSSDAVGLLPSVKRNQDNMITQQTDARGNATSFTYDAKGNVLTTQDSLSFLSPGGNALIINGGNGSETNFLVNLLQESGIKTTIANTVPTNLNGFTQVLDIRYDNQFALKDSDKALYLDFLRSGGNLMLVGENGNFATRNNSILNFIEKAGGGLLNFVEPTFVQQVLAPFNSPNPISDGNVTYGGVATGGVASAGTGQFVTVDNANRGSTIYFDENDLPNALGGKLTVMFDTNFFLGTNDITDNQNLINNLIGFERIDTSFTYDSKFNQLTSKTDELGHQTLYQIDPNNGNLLSLTQVVGAVGGDDDLVTKFTYTDKGLVDLITDPLGRITDEDYDAKGRLTAITYAKGTADEAKKQFEYDAAGNQTAIIDENGNRTAFEYDALNRLVKTVEADPDGAGPLTSPVNTYSYDARGNLISTTDAVGHVAQNAYDQLNRLIQSIDALNQKTTYGYDKLGNLLSVVDPLGHKTENKYDPRNRVVETIDPSGSSNRFSYDSDNNLATVLEVSTTKDNRNNALVSTNNGQIGIINTLTGEFTKLASTSKIWTDIALTSDNKLFGITSTGLYQIDSNSGNISLIGNLGTSNLNALGIAPNNELYATGGSNFYKIDAKTGTASLIANLGTNFSSSGDIVFDHVRSLFWATSNSGGTDTLFSITLSGTATKLGNTGFGGVYGLFLDEAGNLLGFTSDGKQIAINKDTGVGTLQKTVSNLSSPILGSAQNITGNLTTFAYDARNRKTGQTDALGKTTQYQYDAANNLISQTDRNGNQTKYQYDDLNRRIQTQDALSRISSTSYNGVGNITSTTDELGRITKYTYDNRNRSKTIIDPLNGTTTFSYDLVGNLKTITDELNRSSSYNYDALNRKVSTADPLGQTTRTVYDAVDNVISVTDALNQTTSYNYDALNRRTKVTDAKGQVTTTVYDAVGNILSITDPVGNKTSYTYDANDRLSSDTNALGKTASYQYDFAGNETATTDRNGRVRKFTYDKLNRQIGEQWLDANNIAIRTTGYTYDAVGNLITANDPSSKYSYGYDAVNRLTSVDNKDTPVVPNVLLNYTYDAADNLLKVTDTINNQLKGTTSYTYDALNRATSLTQSGNGVANKRVDMTYDAASQMTGLNRFTDLAGLNAVANTGYTYDANGRLTNLTHKQGNNNLAAYGYVYDAVNRITQTTSVDGTSTFNYDATNQLTSTDHSYQTDEAYSYDANGNRTNTGYTTGTNNQLLSDGTYNYEYDGEGNRTKRTEIATGQVTEYVWDYRNRLTKVSFKDAAGNEIKTVEYTYDVNNRRIAKSIDADGSGLATPTVERYVYDGQNIALTFDGNGTQTHRYFYGTGVDQILADENSQGQVLWTLTDNQGTVRDLVDGTGTVQNHITYDSFGKITSQTDPAFKTILAYTGREFDGETGQYYYRARYYDQNVGRFIGEDPIGFNAGDANLYRYVINSPINFTDPSGKIIPLLILIAAGGAAIGGGLDAVRQGIQIAEGSRKEFSWSEVGISAGVGAVAAPIVAAAPWLTIPLAGLGIYSGIKQISCGNYATGAFDIATSLAPFGLKGVRNSVFGLKEPVVSPVVTAKAQVGNSVFTDVNQTARTGAVSEQPTLIADRIATKMETSGKSLPNGNMGTAHAEIGAIQQAFDAGKTVGNNMTLTVSGKPVCGFCMGDIAAMANESGLKSLTVIEEATGNSFFWQPGMKSLKKGE is encoded by the coding sequence AATATTCAAGATGCTCCCGGAGATGAAGGCGCAATTTTTGCTAAACTCGTTCAAAATCAACCTTTAGCACCAGGAGAACTAATAACATTAAAAGCGGAAGATGATCATGGTATCTTAAATATTAACGGGCAAAATATCGCCATAGAACACGCGGATACTCATGGAGTATTTCTAGTTGATAATACAGGAAGAATCTCAATTGACTTCTTAGCTGACTCCGGTAGTTACCATAACGAAATGGCTATTTTCAGCCTTGAGAATATGGATAGTTTAACACCTGGTTCAGCAGATTATATCAAAGAAGCGGCTCGTCGGGCTTTAAGTAATTCAACATTAGGATATACAGTAATTATTGATATTAACGAAGGTGCGAAATTTGTTGGAGAAATAGGAGAAAGTAATAAAAATGATGGAAATTATTCTGGTTTAAAAACCTTCAGTTTTACCCCTGGAGGTAAAATTGCATTTATGTTAGTTCCCCAAGGAACTGTTCAACAAGTATTTGATAATCCCAACGCAGGTAATAGTCAACGTCCCTTATTTTCTATTGCGGCTGCTAATCCCAATAATGCCACACAAATAGGACAATTAGTGCCAGGTACTTTTGGTTGGGAAGATATTAGAAATGACCAAAGTACAGATGCAGATTACAACGATATTATCTTTAAAATTCAAGGTGCGATTGGATCACTAACAGATATAGGAGGATTATTTGCTAGTGGTAAAGATTGGCGGAATGTTCCCTTAGCTCAAGAAATTATTACCTTTGCTTCCCAATCTAATAATACAACCTTAATAGCCAAATTATCTCAAGATACAGGAGTTAGTAATTTAGATATTATTACTAATAATCCAGAAATTTCCGGTTCTGTCAACAATGCTGATAATATTAGCAAATTACAAGCTAAATTCAGTGATGGTAGTAATTTCGTTGATATTTTATCTGAGTTAAAAGCAAATGGCAGCTTTGTTTTAAATAAAGAGAAATTAGCTCAAATTAAAGGTGGACAAATCGCAGACGGAGACTATCAATTAAATTTACGTGCTGAAGATAAATTTGGTAATATTTCTGAATTTTTAGTTAAATTCACCTTGGATACAACTAAACCAGGAATACCCACAGAAGTAGGTTTGAAAAATGATGGTGATAGAGTTACAAATCAAAATACACCAACTATTACAGGTAACGGAGAAAATGGTGTATTCATAGAACTATTTGATGGACAAAATAAATTAGGACAGACAACAGTTGTTAATGGTTTTTGGGAAATTACCACATCTCAAATTACCGATGGATTGAAAAAATTAACTATCACAGCCACCGATATTAGTGGTAATCCGAGTGATGCTAGTAATACAGAATTTACCATTGATTCTGCTTTACCACAAATTAATATTACCAATCCTCAAACTAATGCAATATTGAATCCAGGTGCAAGATTGCAAGGTACTGTAAATGGTACAGGTTCAACAATAGATAAATTAAGTTATCGTTTTGGTAATGGTAGTGAAATTAATGTACCAGTAAATAATCAAGGTGCATTTGATGTTGAATTGAATTTAACCGATTTATCTGGACAACAAAACCTGATTATTAAAGCGGTTGACTTAGCCGGAAATAGTAAAGAAACTACTCAAAATGTAGTCGTCAATCAATCAACACCAGACACAACAGCACCATCAATTACTGCTAGTCTTAATAATGATACAGGCATCAACACCGATGGTATCACTTTCGATTCTACCATCACAGGAACAGTCACAGATATCAGTGAAATAACCACATTCCAAGCTAAGTTAAATTCTGGCAACTTTGTAGATGTTTTAGCTAAGTTGCAAAATGGTAATTTTACTTTAGATACAGCCACACTAACTCAAATTAATGGTGGACAATTACCAGATGGTGTTTATCAACTTAATTTGAAAGCAGAAGATAAGTTTGGTAATATTTCTAGCGAAGTTAAATTAGACTTTACCCTGGATACCACAGCACCACAAACACCGGGCTTCATGTTAGATTCTCTGGTTGATTCTGCACCTATTGGAGATTCTCAGACAACCTATGATAAAGTCAAACTAATAGGACAAACAGAAGCAAACGCCACCGTAACATTACAACAAACAGGGATATCAATTACTGCTGATACTGTGGGTAAATTTACATTTACTGATGTACCTCTCATATTAGGTGATAATTCCTTGACTGTGAATGCTAAAGATGCAGCCGGAAATACCAGCACCTTTACCACCATTATCAAAAGAGTTAATCAAGATAATAGCGATGTAGTTTTAGATTGGAACGCCACATTGTTAAATGCTATTTACACAGATAAAACAGCACCACCTGTTGCTTCTCGCAACATGGCGATCGCCCAAACTGCGGTTTTTGATGCCATAAATAGTATTACTGGAACTTACAAAAACTATCACTTCACAGGTACAGCCCCGAAAATTGTATCAGCAGAAGCCGCCGCCGCCTCAGCAGCTTATACCGTTCTCGTCAATCTTTACCCCAAGCAAAAAGCCTTCTTTGATACTGCTTTAACAACTTCTCTGGCTAAAATTACTGATGGTGAAGCAGAAAATACAGGAGTAACTTTTGGTCAAACTGTTGCCAATGATATCCTCACCTTACGGAGTACAGATGGGTCCAATACCACTGTAAATTACACACCTGGAACTAATCCTGGTGATTGGCAACCAACTCCCCCAGCTAATGCTTCAGCCTTGTTACCACAATGGGGACAGGTGACACCATTCGGATTAACGAGTGGTTCTCAATTCCGTCCTGCTGGTGAACCCGCTTTAACGAGTGATCAATATACTACAGACTTCAATCAGGTCAAAGATTTGGGCAGTATTAACAGTAACACCCGCACTGCTGACCAAACCCAAATTGCCCAATTCTGGGCTGATGGTGCAGGTACATTTACACCCCCTGGACATTGGAATCAAATAGCCCAAAATGTCGCTGCAACTAAGGGTAATTCTTTAGTAGATAATGCCCGTTTATTTGCCTTATTGGATATTTCTCTAGCAGATGCGGGAATTGCTGCTTGGGATGCTAAATATACCGAAAATTCTTGGCGACCCATTACCGCAATTCAAAAAGCTGATACAGATGGTAATCCTAACACCACTGCTGACACCAATTGGAAACCCCTAATTACCACACCGCCATTCCCCAGCTATATTTCTGGACATAGTACCTTTAGTGGGGCTGCGTCAACGGTATTAACGACAATTTTGGGCGATAATGTCGGCTTTAGTCTCAATTCTCTGGGAACTCCTGGTGTTAATCGCACTTTCACTAATTTCAATGCTGCTGCAAATGAGGCGGGAATTAGTCGGATTTATGGCGGGATTCATTTCAATGCAGACAATGTAGATGGATTAGCTACTGGTAAGTCAGTGGGTAATTATGTCTTGCAAAACTTGTTAGCGCCGATTACTGAACCAGTGCAAAAGTTAAGTGTGATGCCTGGAGAGCAGTTAAAACTGGAATCACAAGATATTTTTGGTAAAAATGCCAATTTTGCCCTGGAAAGTAAAGAAAGCTTACCTACAGGGATGCTAGATAGCGATGGAACGCTAATCTTTAAGCCTACACCCGCGCAAATAGGCACTTATGATTTTACATTGGTAGCTAGAGATGGTGAGCAAGTTACCACCAAGAAGTTTAATTTAGCTGTAGTTGCTGACACATTGACAACTACAAGGATTTCTGGAGTAATTCAAAATACTGATCAGAAAGCGTTATCTGGTGTCGTGGTGAAAATTGGTGATGTATCTGCTACTACAGCCGCCGATGGTTCATTTACTTTGACTTTGGCTGGTGTGCCGTCTGCTGATGCAGCTTTGATCATTCAACCTGGTCAGCAAGTGGATAATATTGTTTATCCATCCATTGCTGAGAAATTACCTTTACTGTTGGGACATGATGTTTATGCGAATGTGAAAAACGTTATTGACCGTCCCATCTTTTTACCACCTATTGACATTAGCAACGCTCAAACTATTAACCCTGCAATTACTCAAACTGTTACCAGTGCTGCAATTCCTGGTTCATCGGTTAGAGTTGCTGCTAATACTTTATTCGATCAAGACAATAAACCTTATACTGGCAAACTGAGTATTACCACAGTTCCCACAGAACTTACTCCTGCGGCTTTACCTGATAACTTGCGTCCTGATTTGGTGGTGACAATTCAACCAGGGGAAATGAATTTTAGGACTCCTGCACCTCTGAGTTTACCGAATATAGCTGGATATGCGGCAGGTACGCAAATGGATTTATGGTCAATTAATCCCCAAACCGGAAATTTTGACAGTGTGGGAGTTGGTCAAGTTAGTGCTGATGGCAAGGTGATTAATACTATTAGTGGTGGTATTCGTAATAGTAGTTGGCATTTCTTCGCACCACCAGCACCAACTCCTAATAATCCTAATGCTGATCCTCGTAACCCTGAAAAAGGGTGTGAAGGAGACAAAGCAAAAGCAAAGAGTAATTCTGATGTGGAACTATATTCTGGTGCAGAAATAGAAACCCATAATTTAGCATCCTATCAATCTTTGGGAGTCAGTCGTGGATTGACTTTGCGTTACGATTCGGAGCGTGCTGATGCTAGACCAATTGTACATTTTGGATATAGCAATGTACCATCTGATCCAAATCTGCGATTGATGGCGGAATTGACGATTAAACGGGGTGATTTCACTCTAGCAGTCCCAGGTTTTGCGGGTGGTAAATATGGATTGAATGGGGGAGAAAATTTCTGGTCAATTCCTAGTGGTGGTGGCAAGATTGATGCTGCACTTCAGGCAGATTTACGAACTTTATCCTCTGGGCGTTATGATTATGATTTAACAACGGGATTATTGAGATTTAATAATAATCAGTTTAATGGTTCGACTTCTAATAGTACGGGTAAATTACTGGTTGTCAATTCTGTAAATAGTGCTTTTGGTAGTGGTTGGGGATTAGCAGGATTGCAGGAATTAGTTACTAATCCTGATGGTTCGGTAATGTTAATTGATGGTGATGGTAGTGAGTTGTTGTTTGAGAAGAATGCAGATAATACCTATAAATCACCTGCTGGGCATTTCTCCACCTTAGAACGTTTGGGAGATGGTACTTTCCGTCATACTACGACAGATCAAACGGTGTACAGCTTTGATACTCAGAATAAATTGGTTAAGGTGAGCGATCGCCTGAACAATGAAACACGCTATGTTTATCAAAATGGGGTATTGAGTAAGATTGTTGACCCTGTTGGCTTGGAAACTACTTTTACCTACGTTGGTAATAGGATTACCGCGATTACAGACCCCGCAGGGCGTGTCACGAAATTAACTTATGACAGCAATGGGAATTTACTCAAAATTACTGATCCTGATGGTACGGGTCAAACTTGGGAATATGATGCTAGTCATCACATGACCGCAGGTATTGACCAGCTAGGAAATCGCGGACAGACTTTCTATAATTTTGCAGGTAGGGTGACTAACTCGATTCTGAAAGATGGTTCAACAGTCAAGTTTGATCCTGTAGAGGTGCAAGGTTTATATGAGCCAAATAAGACGAATGATCCTCTCAAAGCGCCTGTGGCTTTCCAATTAGGGGCAGCGACTTCTACCTATACGGATGCTAATGGCAATAAGATTGTGAATACTCTCGATAGGGCAGGACAGATTGTTTCTTCTTCTGATGCGGTTGGGTTGTTGCCTTCTGTAAAACGCAATCAGGATAACATGATTACGCAACAAACTGATGCGAGAGGAAACGCTACCTCATTTACTTATGATGCAAAAGGTAATGTCCTTACTACTCAAGATTCATTGTCTTTTCTTTCTCCTGGAGGAAATGCCTTAATTATCAATGGTGGTAATGGTAGTGAGACAAACTTTCTTGTAAACTTACTTCAAGAATCAGGGATAAAAACTACGATTGCTAATACGGTTCCAACCAATTTAAACGGATTTACTCAAGTTTTAGATATTCGGTATGACAATCAATTTGCCCTAAAAGATTCAGATAAGGCACTGTACCTTGATTTTTTACGGTCTGGTGGTAATTTAATGTTAGTGGGTGAAAATGGGAACTTTGCAACTCGTAACAATTCAATCTTGAACTTTATTGAAAAAGCAGGTGGCGGCTTACTGAATTTCGTTGAGCCTACTTTCGTTCAGCAAGTTCTAGCCCCATTTAATAGTCCTAATCCTATTTCTGATGGGAATGTAACCTATGGTGGAGTTGCAACTGGAGGTGTTGCCAGTGCAGGGACAGGGCAGTTTGTCACGGTGGATAATGCAAATCGAGGTAGTACCATCTACTTTGATGAAAATGATCTTCCCAATGCTCTTGGTGGAAAATTAACTGTCATGTTTGACACTAATTTCTTCCTCGGCACAAATGATATTACAGATAACCAAAACTTAATTAACAACTTAATTGGTTTTGAACGTATAGATACTAGTTTTACCTACGACTCAAAATTCAACCAACTAACCAGTAAAACTGATGAATTAGGTCATCAAACTCTTTATCAAATTGATCCGAATAATGGCAACTTGCTATCTCTAACTCAAGTTGTTGGCGCTGTGGGTGGTGATGATGACCTTGTTACCAAATTCACCTATACCGACAAGGGATTAGTTGACCTGATTACTGACCCCTTGGGACGCATCACGGATGAAGATTATGATGCTAAGGGTCGTTTAACTGCTATCACCTACGCCAAGGGTACGGCAGATGAAGCTAAAAAGCAGTTTGAGTATGATGCAGCAGGTAATCAAACGGCAATTATTGATGAAAATGGTAATCGCACTGCATTTGAATATGATGCTCTGAATCGGTTGGTGAAAACTGTTGAAGCTGACCCTGATGGTGCTGGTCCATTAACTTCACCTGTGAATACTTACAGTTATGATGCCAGAGGGAATTTAATCTCGACTACTGATGCTGTCGGTCATGTTGCTCAAAATGCTTATGATCAGTTAAATCGTCTCATTCAGTCTATTGATGCTCTGAACCAGAAGACTACTTATGGTTACGATAAGCTGGGTAATCTGCTCTCGGTTGTTGATCCTTTGGGACATAAGACTGAGAATAAATATGATCCTCGGAATCGGGTGGTTGAGACAATTGATCCGTCAGGAAGTAGTAATAGATTCAGTTATGACTCAGATAATAATCTCGCCACAGTTTTAGAAGTTAGCACCACAAAAGACAATAGAAATAATGCTTTAGTCTCCACTAATAATGGACAAATTGGCATTATCAATACACTGACGGGAGAGTTTACAAAACTAGCATCAACTAGTAAAATCTGGACTGATATAGCCCTCACTTCAGATAACAAGTTATTTGGAATTACTTCAACTGGGCTGTACCAAATTGACTCAAATTCGGGCAATATCTCACTAATTGGAAATCTAGGGACAAGTAATTTAAATGCGTTGGGAATTGCGCCAAACAATGAACTTTATGCAACTGGAGGATCTAATTTCTATAAGATTGATGCCAAAACGGGAACTGCTTCTTTAATAGCAAACTTGGGAACTAATTTTTCTAGCAGTGGCGACATTGTATTCGATCATGTTCGCAGCTTATTCTGGGCTACTTCCAATTCAGGAGGAACTGACACCCTATTCTCGATTACACTGAGTGGTACTGCAACCAAACTTGGTAATACAGGCTTTGGAGGGGTATACGGGTTATTCCTAGATGAAGCAGGTAATCTGTTAGGCTTTACATCGGACGGAAAACAAATTGCTATAAACAAAGATACTGGCGTTGGAACTTTGCAGAAAACGGTAAGTAATTTGAGTAGTCCGATTTTGGGTTCAGCGCAAAACATAACTGGTAATTTAACTACTTTTGCCTATGATGCAAGGAATCGCAAGACGGGTCAAACTGATGCGTTAGGTAAGACAACACAGTACCAGTATGATGCAGCGAACAATCTTATTTCCCAAACTGATCGGAATGGGAATCAAACCAAATATCAATATGATGATTTAAACCGTCGTATCCAAACTCAAGATGCTTTAAGTCGGATCTCCAGCACTAGCTACAATGGCGTTGGTAATATCACTTCCACTACCGATGAATTAGGAAGAATTACCAAGTACACCTACGATAATCGGAATCGCTCAAAAACGATTATTGATCCGTTGAATGGTACAACTACCTTTAGCTACGATTTGGTTGGCAATCTTAAAACCATTACCGATGAGCTAAATCGCAGCAGTAGCTACAATTATGATGCACTAAATCGTAAAGTTAGCACCGCAGATCCTTTAGGTCAGACAACTCGCACTGTTTATGACGCAGTTGATAATGTCATATCGGTGACAGATGCTCTTAACCAAACCACCAGTTACAATTACGATGCTCTCAACCGTCGCACTAAAGTAACTGATGCTAAAGGTCAGGTAACAACCACTGTTTATGATGCAGTTGGCAATATCCTCTCTATTACTGACCCAGTTGGTAATAAGACTAGCTATACCTACGATGCAAATGACAGATTAAGCAGCGATACCAATGCTTTAGGTAAAACCGCTTCTTATCAATACGATTTTGCTGGTAATGAGACAGCAACCACAGACCGCAATGGTCGCGTTCGCAAATTCACTTACGATAAGCTGAACCGGCAAATTGGTGAACAATGGCTAGATGCTAATAATATTGCCATTCGCACTACTGGCTACACTTACGATGCTGTTGGTAATTTAATCACTGCCAATGATCCTAGCTCCAAATATAGCTATGGCTATGATGCGGTGAATCGCCTAACTTCTGTTGATAACAAAGATACTCCGGTTGTTCCCAATGTCTTACTCAATTACACTTATGATGCGGCTGATAACCTGCTTAAAGTTACAGACACTATCAATAATCAATTGAAAGGAACTACCAGCTATACCTATGATGCTCTGAACCGAGCAACAAGCCTCACCCAGTCTGGTAATGGTGTGGCTAATAAACGGGTTGATATGACCTATGATGCTGCTAGTCAGATGACTGGTTTAAATCGCTTCACGGATTTAGCAGGGTTAAATGCGGTAGCAAATACTGGCTATACTTATGATGCTAATGGACGACTGACTAATTTAACCCACAAGCAAGGTAATAACAATTTAGCTGCTTATGGCTATGTTTATGATGCAGTAAATCGGATTACTCAGACTACTTCCGTTGATGGTACTAGCACGTTTAATTATGATGCAACTAATCAGCTAACCAGTACAGACCACAGCTATCAAACTGATGAAGCTTACAGCTACGATGCTAATGGTAATCGCACTAATACGGGATATACCACTGGCACAAATAATCAACTGTTGTCTGATGGCACTTATAACTATGAATACGATGGTGAAGGTAATCGCACTAAGCGGACAGAAATTGCTACTGGTCAGGTGACAGAGTATGTCTGGGATTACCGAAATCGTCTGACAAAGGTAAGTTTCAAAGATGCGGCTGGTAATGAGATTAAGACTGTAGAGTACACCTACGATGTTAATAACCGTCGCATTGCCAAGAGTATTGATGCTGATGGTTCTGGTCTGGCTACTCCGACGGTGGAAAGGTATGTCTATGATGGACAGAATATTGCTCTGACTTTTGATGGTAATGGTACGCAAACTCACCGTTATTTCTATGGTACGGGCGTTGACCAGATTTTAGCGGATGAGAATAGTCAAGGTCAGGTATTGTGGACGCTGACTGATAATCAAGGTACGGTGAGGGATCTGGTTGATGGGACTGGAACTGTTCAGAATCACATTACCTATGACAGTTTTGGCAAGATTACTAGTCAGACTGATCCTGCGTTTAAGACAATTCTTGCTTATACTGGGCGCGAGTTTGATGGTGAGACGGGGCAATACTACTATCGCGCTAGATATTACGATCAAAATGTAGGTAGATTTATTGGTGAAGATCCGATTGGATTTAATGCTGGGGATGCTAACCTTTATCGGTATGTAATTAACAGTCCAATTAACTTTACCGATCCTAGTGGCAAAATTATTCCTCTTTTGATACTAATTGCTGCTGGTGGTGCAGCGATTGGAGGTGGTCTGGATGCAGTTCGACAAGGTATTCAAATTGCAGAGGGAAGCCGCAAAGAATTTTCGTGGAGTGAAGTCGGTATTAGTGCAGGGGTTGGTGCAGTTGCTGCTCCAATTGTTGCTGCTGCTCCATGGTTAACGATTCCTCTTGCTGGGTTAGGCATTTACAGTGGCATTAAGCAAATATCATGTGGCAACTATGCTACTGGTGCTTTTGACATTGCTACCTCGTTAGCGCCATTTGGTCTTAAAGGAGTTAGAAATTCTGTTTTTGGACTAAAAGAGCCAGTAGTATCTCCAGTAGTAACTGCGAAAGCGCAAGTCGGTAATTCAGTGTTTACAGATGTAAATCAGACTGCAAGAACTGGAGCAGTTTCTGAACAGCCTACCCTTATTGCTGATCGAATTGCTACTAAAATGGAAACATCTGGTAAATCTCTTCCCAATGGAAATATGGGGACGGCTCATGCAGAAATTGGGGCTATTCAACAAGCATTTGATGCAGGAAAAACGGTTGGGAATAATATGACGCTAACAGTTAGTGGAAAACCTGTTTGCGGTTTTTGCATGGGAGATATTGCAGCCATGGCAAATGAATCTGGCTTAAAATCACTAACTGTAATTGAAGAGGCTACGGGGAATAGTTTTTTCTGGCAACCTGGGATGAAATCTTTAAAAAAAGGTGAATAA
- a CDS encoding DUF6911 family protein, producing the protein MSSISLSWTIGFGKSCRGGNRQNVILDDILEILTEITEKSGTVTLYLINGSELGPQSLQVQTEKGYFVLSLGENDEEDYIVRTYTNLSSDLQQVIILGNLWDSKLVCTEFDVVIKIFQEFFEVGDVSRDLLN; encoded by the coding sequence ATGTCTTCGATTTCTTTATCATGGACTATTGGATTTGGCAAAAGTTGTCGTGGTGGTAACAGGCAGAATGTGATTTTAGATGACATTCTAGAGATCCTGACGGAAATAACTGAAAAATCTGGTACTGTAACGCTTTATCTCATCAATGGATCTGAACTTGGACCTCAAAGCTTGCAGGTTCAAACGGAAAAAGGTTACTTTGTTTTATCATTAGGAGAGAATGATGAAGAAGACTATATAGTAAGAACCTACACAAACCTTTCTAGTGATTTGCAGCAAGTGATCATATTAGGAAATTTGTGGGATTCAAAATTAGTCTGTACAGAATTTGATGTTGTAATAAAAATATTTCAGGAATTTTTTGAAGTAGGTGATGTATCACGGGACTTATTAAACTGA